The Leptospiraceae bacterium genome includes the window AAAGGATTACGAGTGACCATGGATATAAACTCTATAGTGCACTATGTAAAATTGCTCCTGAAATTCACGAAATCGAAAAAATTTCCATTTGTGGAATTTCAGGAATTCCAGACAAATTCAGGACTCTTCATTTAACGAAATCTATATAAGTGCAAAATTGAAAGTGGCTTTGTGCGGGTAAGTGTGAACTATATATAGGGATTGAAAAAGACTTTTCAGAAAGTTGCTTTTCGGAATAAAATTTGACAATTTTCCGTGCCGAAAAGCAACTTTGTACAAAAATTAATCATTTTTCTTTTTCGGACGACCGCCTTTTTTCCCGTTCTCACGGGATGTTTTGGCTTTTATGAGAGATATTACCGACCCCCCTTTTTTACCAAGAAATGAGGCTGCTGAACTGTATTCCTCCGGCTCATCTCGTACAAACTGAAAAAACATGTCGAACTCTGGTTTGTCCTGAATCCCGAATGTCGCCAATAGATCGCATACACGTCCAATACGCTCATCGTCTGTGATTGAATAATCGGTTGCGGATTTGATTGCCTTCCTCTCCATGAGTGTCATATCCCACTCATAGTAATTAGTAAGAACATATCCTATTGCATCGTTCATTGATTTTTTAAATTCTTTGTCCCCGGAGAATTACTAATAATAGCAACCGAGGATTGGTATTCAAAAGGATGCGATACCAGCCAAATCGGTTTTTTATCTTTACATAAAGATAATTCAAAAAACCTGAATTAGTTGATTCATTGATTCTAAGCAACATTGACCTATGTCCTTCAGTTGACCTTTTTACAGACTCTTCCACTTTACTTTCTCTCATATTATCCCTCCAAAAATTTGATTCCTGATTTCCTGCAGCTCCTCCACGGACTTGCCCATCTTGCGGGCGCGGACCTGATCTGCGAAGGACTTGATCTCTTCCTCCGTATAGTAAAGCCCCCTGGCCTTGCGGTCTAACCAGTCCCGTGTGACCGCCTGAAACTCTGCGATGGAGATCCCCCATTCCTTGCGGATGATCTCCTCGACCCGCTTCGATTTCTTGCGCCCGTGCAGGACACGGGAGATGGTTTCTCTGGCTATAGAGTGTTTTTTCGCGAGGGCATGAGTGGAGTTATATTCACGAATAACAAGCTTGGAGAGAAGTGGTGACAGAACGCCAACTGTTCCGGTTGCCAGAAAAGGGTCACTGTTTTGCTCATACAGTGACCCTGAAAGTTCTTGATTATTTTCTTTAGTCTGGTTATTATGTAGGAAAATAGAATTCATGACAACTATCGTAATTTACGATATATTTTCGTCAAGTTCAATCTCGTAAATTACGAATATTTATTATGAAAGATCGTGTGAAAAAAATTATTGAAGTATCCGGGCTAACCCAGACCGAGTTTTCGGAGAGATATGGAATAGCTCAATCTACGCTCTCGGAAATTGTCGGCGGACGAATTAAAAAATTACCAGTAGATGTAATGTCCAAACTACGATCTGAACTCAATATCGATCTTAATTGGTTACTAACAGGAAGTGGCGATATGTATCTTCCTGTGACTCCATTAACAGGGAAAACCACTGCCGAAAAACATGCTATAATCGAAGCAGATAGAAAGGCAAGATTTGCTGAAGAAAAAAATATTCCTCTTCGGGAAGCGGTTGAAGCAATGAAAAAAAAGCCCGAATCGATT containing:
- a CDS encoding helix-turn-helix transcriptional regulator; translated protein: MKDRVKKIIEVSGLTQTEFSERYGIAQSTLSEIVGGRIKKLPVDVMSKLRSELNIDLNWLLTGSGDMYLPVTPLTGKTTAEKHAIIEADRKARFAEEKNIPLREAVEAMKKKPESIELVKLVLKIPTGKYQQLKAILKSFIR